Below is a genomic region from Brassica rapa cultivar Chiifu-401-42 chromosome A08, CAAS_Brap_v3.01, whole genome shotgun sequence.
CGAAAAAAGAAAGTTGTGTCTCTTACTTTCTGCACTTTATTCACTCTGATCTCACTGCACTTACATGTTTTGGCTAAGGTTATTTTTAGGCTATCTAGGATTTTGAATATCTTATCTAGCAAGGCTTCTTGCTGCTACCGGTGGGATATTCCGGTGGCTCCGATGGTGATTTCCTAGGCTCCAACAGGGGATTTCCAAGGCTCCAACAGAGGATTCAGAGATTGTTAAGTCAATGCAAGGTAAAAAAGCTGTGTAGAGTTGGGTGTCAATAACACAAAGAAAGCATAGTTTGAAGAAACATGAACTTGAAGTGCTAACAAAGGATGGTTTACATTCATTGTGCAGTTGTATCACATGTTTGCTTGTGTGATCAACAAAAACATTACATTAATACGAAatgcaattttttatttttaggtaTCCTGAAACTGAAACTGATGATTTCGTTTTATGTTTACATGGTGATTCAACACAAAACGAAGCATGGTGAACATGCTCTTGCTCGCTTGAAGGTTTACATAGGAGAATGGTTACACTTGATGCTCTGAAATAAGTCCCTTTTctgttttatgtttcttttaatGATCTAGGCAATGAATAATGTCCAAATTTGTTAATCATCAGCTGATTTGGTAGTCAGGGTTTTGAGAGTTTAGAGTGGCCACAAGTACTACTTATTGGGTCGTCTATCATCTGAGGTTAGCTGGAACCATTAAAGTGACTATCTTTCTCTTTCTGGATCTTTTGCCACAATGAGCTATTGATACCAACCCTGTTTTCTTAGAGAACCCTTAGACagatcatttaattttttttatttgaacaaGAACTTGAGCTGAAAAGAAGGGAAAGGCTACAAGTGATGTACGAGCGTAAGAAGCAACTTAATAAGCTCAGGGACAATGTAGATCAGGTGGTTACATATTGATTGAAGAAAAACTGACATCTATGAGTACATCGGAGTTGTAGCCAACTGAAACtttgttttagttttgttaGTGTCATGGCAGTGACCCATGTTTTCAATCCTTGATTGTTTTGTTCATACAAATCAAAGCGATCTTAATATCATTTGATATGTTTACAAATGTCACAAAGTTCTACATTGATATTTACAAAGTTAATACAAAGTCTACGCAGACCACATTTAAGAAAACATAGCGAGCAAGAAAGCAAAGATAATACAACCAACAGAACCTGATTAAGAAGGTTATGTTGATGAATCATGATCCTTCAATAAATCATCCATTTGCTTCACCTGATCATCATTGTCCCTCAATTTGTGTTCTGCTGCGTCAACATCTTTCATCTCAGCATTATTATCATCCTCAATGACATGAACATCATAAACAATCCGTTCTcggtcatcatcatcatcatcatcaatgttCTTCTAAGTCTCAAGTTCCTTCTCAAGAAAATGCTTCTCCCTCTCCCTTTTGAATAAAATCTCCTTGAGAATATTAATTCCTTCCTCATCATATGCAAATTTCTCTTCAATCATTCTCTCATACTGCTTTCCTTCCATTTCAAGTGAAGCTTTATCAGCTTGTAACCTCAGATTCATAGCCATAGCTTCATCAGCTGCTGACGCTGAAGCTGCTCTTTCTTCCTCCAATTCCACGATTAAAGCAGATCGAGCTAATCTCTCTTCCTCAATAGCTTCTTCAAGCATTCTCACCTTATTCATCAATTCCAAGTTCTTATCTTTACCAACCGAACTCTTTGTGTCTCCTTGGTCTTGATGATACCAAACGCTTGTTCTACTGGTAATGGCCATCTTCTGGATTCTGAGTATGATCTCGAATGGCAAGTCAAAGAGAAGTTTATGGACGTTTTGGTACCCAAGTaagtaaaagaaaagaagagaagaggaaaGAGATGAAGCTGAGGTAAGAGCGAAGCACCTGAAACTGGGAAAAAGTCAAAGAAGAGAGAGACGGAAAGAAATAGCTCTGGCTAGGAGCTTCGAATAAGAATCGTTCTTATTTCGTTTTTTCTTTTCagattaaataaaatgaaaaggaGTCGGCGTAACATTATCTTGCACTTTGCTTACGAGTTTCTCCAAATAAGAAATATGGTCGATCCACGTGACCAAACAAATAGCTGTGTTGATTATTAAGATAAGAGTAATTGTAATACTCATCCCAGCTCAATTTGACCCATTGGCACACATTTCACATTTTCACTTGTAAAAACTGTATCTCATAAATCATAACTACGAGTTTATTTTATGGCCTTATTCTAACTacaaaaagtagaaaacgcaaagaaagatgaaataaaaaaatatatataactaccATGTCATTTTTATGACAAATCGTTATAGACATATTTTACCATAACATATTGActagaaaaaatacaaaaacctaGAAAAACCTGATCATATCCCAAAGAATAGACACATTTTTATTCTttcatatttgaaattataactttttataaattataaagtaaccactaatttttcataattttatcgGGATTatttaaatcctaaactctaaaaacaaatcttaacaccttaaattttaaataaaattttaattaacataATAGAACTAAAAACTAAGCCTGGTCCCAAATcatatttctcaaaatttaaaCAATGAAAAAATTAATCTGAATTATAAAtcttaactatttttaattattaatatatatcataagttataaatctaaaatatatcaGTTAATCAATGTATAAAATATCTTAaacattttacatattttaaaagtatattcTTATCCCAAAAAATTATACTACCTAGTCATTTTCTTAAGGTTCAATTAGTCCAACTATACTAGTATTTGCAAAGTGATTTTCTTAGCCTCTCATTTCTCATCTTAAAAATTGGACTGGTTAAAGTAgtagttatttttaataaataactagatTATGACCCGCACATAAAAATGcggatatattttttgttttacattttcatagaaatttaatttttatatttgtgtttttaatcatatttgtgtttttctttatataatatttttcttgaatgattaataagaaattttaataattgtattaaaatagtttGACCACACCTATATCAATAGATCATGTTCATGtattaatagatatatttaaaaccgaaattttaaatatatacatattttcaggctttttttattttttttacttctgTATTTTCTTCTCTGTATTTTATTACTACTACCTACAAAATAATATACAGAGTATATTATTATAAGAAGACTCGCGAAGAAGCTATGCAAGATTTCCGAGAAAGAACCCGACCGACGATGGCGGGGCCCGCATGGAACCCACATGAAGACTTCTACATAAAAACGACAACAGTCTCTGACAGCAATTGTCGGCACCACTATTAAATCAAATGTCGGCACCACTAGAAGACACGTTGCAAGATCTTATTCAAGCAACATTTTCCTATAAATACGCATTCATGATCAAGGAAGGGGGCACAAGCTATTTCACTCTCTAAACTTccactctctaaaactctcccTTCTGTCTAAAAATTCTCAGTgtttttctgagtttttaaGCTTGTAATTTTGTATCAAAAATTGTATCCCAAATCAAGATCAATAAAAGTAAGTTTTACTCATATTTTGTGTACAACATTCAAATATCTATAAatatcaaatactaaaattttgtaTATCAAAATAGTAACAAagttacaataattaaaacaaattataaaggAATCAATGAAGttaaagttttggtcaaatgaaAAACTGACATTTTGCAAACTTTTCAGGCAGTCTACACTTCGTAGACTTTCGTTGAAGTTtacaataaaaagttaaaagtttGGTCAAATGCATAATTAACTTCTTTTACGTAGACGTCTAAGTAAGTCTacctaaatttttatttttgttgtcaaagatATAGACGAAGACTGCCGGGGAAGTCTGcggtacaaaaaaaaattttgtttggtcaaatgcaaaaataCCTGTATGTTGACAAGTAGACTGCATCGTATGTCTGCATATaggcgtagacatacaaaacaaTCTAATATCtcgacacagatctgaaaaatgatgaaaaccatgtaaatagttatCTTATTCTAGTATAAATCTCGTTTCCAACCTTCTCTAtcgtccaaactccaaatatgaaaaaaaagaaccgtctttaacgattcactaatgaagaaatttgaaaatatgaagtttgtcTTTATGAAAATGAAAGTTATGAGAGTTATTTTAGATGGAAATGAAGATTTGTTGGTTTAGAATGAGAAAATAATGGTTGAAAATTGAATACTAGAGCTTTAAGAGCTCAAAAAATGATAGTTCATGAGggttggaaaaattgatgataatgacattattgtaaataagaagaaatggtgtgggtgtatttgttttttttttgtgaatttcgaaattaataaaaaattaaataataatggcaattttgtaaataattcaaaaacataaagatAATATAGAAAATTCATTGATGAATagtaatgacaaaaaaaaaggtttgttttgggtttgacTTGAAAAAATGGGTTAGTTTTAAAAAACTCCATTGTACTTTTTTGTCATGGTTTTTATCTATTCAAATTTTTCATGATAAGTTGTTTAACGAGGCAATTACATATTATAAAGTGGAtgataaaaaatgttaaaagataGTTCTTACCAATTTTTGTAGCGTTTGTGTATGTTCTatgaacaaataataataaaaaccaAATTCTTTAGTATGCTTTCTAACAACGTCACTTTActcacaaaatataataaaattacttttctatacaaatattttcttatctttttttgtcaacattatattttactaaccaaagaATTTATAAgagtataaatattaaaattaacacAAATTACAAGATGGGATACATGTAGGCTTTATGTTATAAACAAATCACGTTTCTGCAAAGAGACATGTATCTGGAATGATCGAGATTCTCCATCAATCTTCGTGCTTTCGGTAACCTTCATGACCGTCTAATCTCCGGCAgattttcttgtctttctcaACACTGTGATTGTCACCAAGATTTGTACTGTCTAAACTcaccttttttttcttaaccacTGCTCCAATATGGGGCTCAAACAATCTCCGGTGATTTGGCACAAGGTAATACATATAAGATTAGAGAAAACTCTTTATTAGATAATCTTCAAAGCAAAACATTATAACTCAACTGAATTTCGCAtacaaaaattaagataaatcCAACTTCTCCATCTTTCTTTTCATTTGGGATACTCACTCATATACCCGTAGAAAACAGATTTGAGCACAACCCGAGAAAAATACCCAAATCCAATCAAAACATAACGAGATAGAATAGATTCACGAAAGATGATATTATGGCTGGACTCGTCGGAAAAAATATCTGTAACGGAAAGAGAAATCCTGTTACACCATAATTAAAATTCGATTACgatcattaattaaaaaaacaaaatggaaCAAACAAGAAAACCGATTAGGACTgggaaaaaaatatgaatcagaaaaaccaaaccgaatgCAATCCGAAAAAGTAGTATCAAACCCAAACCGGAATTGGTTAAATATTTGAacgggttcaaaattttggtatctaaaaaaccaaaaccaaacttgatctgaaccgaagtatttcgggtacccgaatgtatccaaaatagaaTTATACACctacatatattaattatttttagatttaatgtatattaaaaacattcaaaatatataagatacttaTAAGTTGttcaaaatacttaaaaatttatacaaatagtcaaaaataaatgtttaaaatatctaaaatatactcaaaacaccaaaaatacttgaaatatctattgattttctatccaaatattcaaaccaaccaatttatatgttaatttatgtattttgacatatgttgttcaaatttatatgtaatatattattttggttatagattttgagaaattttaaacatataatataatgaattttaatttttttaaaaataatttaaatgagtTATCTGAACCCGAACTGAATCCGCaaagatccgaaccgaaccggaaTAGGTATCCGAACATCCATCCCTATAACCGGTGGTAAAAAGAGCCATGAGTGATAAAAATGAGTCACTGATCACTGgaacctaattttttttaatcaaaatgtTCTTATAGAGAGGTCGGAGAAAGTCTAGagagaaattaaatatttagatttaaagttcaataaaaaaatttctcactcaaaaattaatatactcTTATAAACCAGTTGGAAATATGTGGCTTTATATTGAATGGCTTATATTAAAAGTTGAGTGGACAGCGATGGAGAGAAAAGGATGTAATATGAGTTTATAGTGTTTTGGGTTTTTGTGTTTCTAAAAGGAAACAACGAGAGAGAGAGTAGCTTTTTCACTTCTAATGTTCTATTAATAAACAAGAGGATACGTACATATTTATAGTgacagaaaaatattaaaatataaccaGTCGGTTATAAATAGAAAGAATTACACTATAAGACAGTTTTGagttatttataacaaaataagaCAGTTTCAGCTACTGAGGTACTTTTTCCTAACTTTATCACATTTCGTTTAGTTTTTCAAGTTAAAACAGAACTATATACTAATTTAGTAGGACCCACTATCATCTCTCTCTTATCTTCTTTATTCTGAACTCACTTTTTTTAATGATTgacttttatcttttttatcGTTTTGAAgttttcatcattttttttttaattctttttcgtCATGAGGTCCTTGGACATCATGATACTATCACGCAGGAGTCGGGCAGCGTCATCAAGAATCTCGCACTCAACAATGGAGATTTAGAACAAAATGTTTAACaaatcagaaacaaaaaaaaacagttttgttCAAACTTTTGAATGTAAAACCATGAATTAGGTTTGAAATCTATCAGATCTGgacaaaatacataaaaaaagtGGAGGAATTCGTAAAGAATCGTGAAAAATAGGTGAGAGAGGCGGAGATTAGAGTTTCTGGTCGATAGTGACCAAAAAAGAAGACGAGGTTATTTTCGTAATTTTccatcataaaattaaaaaaatcaaaataaaaagttcGTGTGTACATTACTTTCAAACTGTACATGTGTACACctaattttatgttatacatCAAAGAGATTGTGTAcacaattttttctttttgtaggtTTTCTATCTCAATAACTAAGCATCTACGACTTCGTGAACTCACGATAACGTTAACACAATGTACatgtgattttttttccttcttcctATGTACACGCATGGTCAGACATCTTTGAAATCTGACTGAACCCAAATATCATCCTTCACATTTTGTGTAAGAGCTTCTGTGTTTTCATGGTAGCTTCATGGTAGATCTTATCTTGATTAATTTCTGGTTGTTTTACATATGTACACTATCATATTTAGCGTACACATATACAcgtctttatttatttaaaagatgTATGACCTTGCGTGTACAAATCTGACTGAACCCCCAATATTTTGGTATAGAGGTGCTTGTATGGTTATGGTACACACCATTTTGTACATGTGGATATGTAAAgcgatgtacacatgtacataaAAATGAATCAATATATGTGAAAAAGTTGTACACATATAGGTGGATTGGTGGTTGCTTACTAAAACAATACCAAAAtacatactccctctgtttttaaaagatgcatattctagacttttcacatatattaagaaaactcattaaatatacattattttttgtgaataacaattttccataactttAAACCAATAGAAATTCCATAAacactattaatttttttgaaacttacaatttttcataaaatcatacattgaaaaagtaaaaaatgtatctttttaaaacaaattttttttccagaacatacatcttttaggaacggagggagtaataaaTAGATCAACTCAAACTGAAAATGGTGTACATGACAATAGGTGCACATATGATTTTGTGTTTTACTCATATTAGCTTTGATGTTAgttcatttaatttattttccaaTGCATTTAAGAATTAAAACATGAGTTTAGGATTTTAAAGAGAATACACGATTCTACGATACATTACTTTAGTAATATACAATGTACACATGTAAAGATAAAGATGTACACATGTAAAGATGTTCACATGTTATCTTTGTACACATGTAATCATGTACACATGTAAAGATGTacatgtacatataaaatcatGTTGTACATTTTTTGCAATTTTATTTAAGGAGTGgcattttagtaaattttatttaagggaTGTCTAGTTTCATGTACACATGAATCGTTGTACATGTGGATAGTGTATATGTATGTACAATATATCATGTACATAtgaatcatttatttttcatatttttttaatgaagggtaTTTTCGTAATTTTAACTTCATCTTCCCTAAATCAATTAGGGTTTTCTGCAATTTCCCTCTATAGCCGCCAGCCATTATTCTCACCTTaatcatccttttttttttcttgcttatAATACATTTAAACAtgtaaaaatatcatataaaacataatttcaaGCTCCAAATGATTTTGTTTCTACAACAAAAACGTaaatcttgttttttctttttattaatgtCACAGCGTGAGAGGGATGAATTGTGGAACACGACGTGAAAGAAGAAGCTTTTTAACAGTTTCCGGCGAAGCCATTCCCTTCACTGATgcttttattatatggtttataCCACTATTTCCATggttataaaaaagaaaatagggAAGAAGATGAAATACTGAATGGGTCCACttagttatatttaaattataatttagttaGAAGAAAAGAGAATAGTTAGAAGAAAGTTAGAAAAAAGTGTCTAAGGAGCAATAACTGCTCTAGAGtgtaataaaaaattcaaaactgtCCTAGAGTGAAAATAACTCTTATAAATATCAGTCAAAGACCGACTATGACtattaagacaaaaaaaaagaagatacaCTTTATCTTCTAAATAGATAATCACAAATATTATctttaacactcccccttgatTATCTATTTTGTATTACATAGTGCTTCGTTAAAAACTTAGTTACGGAAAAATCCATTGGGACAAAAACCAtaacaaggaaaaaaaagtaCACTGCCGTAATCTCCCCCTGAGAATATCGGACATAGCTTTCTCGTCACAGGTCACACAAATGATGCATTCCGATACCGTAGACGTGTTTTCGAAATATTGCAGTGGGAAGAGCCTTTGTGAACAAGTCAGCTGGATTGTCGCATGGTCGTACATACTCGATGTCCACCTCTTTATTTTTCTCGAGCTCCCGTATGTATGAGAAAAATCTTGGAGGGATGTGATTCGTCATGTCGCTTTTGATGTAGTCTTTTTTGAGTTTGAGCGACACAAGCCGAGTTATCTTCAAATATTTTCGTCGGCTCTTTCTCGTTGACTATTCCGCTTGAAACTTGTATGTGGTGACTCACTGACCGAAGCTACACACATTCTCGATATGCTTCGTGAAGCGCAATAATTTCAGCATGATTCGAAGATGTCGCAACCAGAGTTTGTTTCTGAGACCGCCAAGAGATCGTGGTTCCACCAATTGTAAAAACATAGCCGGTTTGTGATCGAGCCTTATGAGGATCTGATAAATATCCTGCATCTGCAAAACCAACCATACCAAACTcggattttctaaaaaaatacattaacccTAAATCAAATGTACCTTGAAGGTAACAGAATAAGTGCTTTATTCCGTCCTAGTGCCTGCGAGTAGGAGCAGAACTATATCTCACCA
It encodes:
- the LOC103833351 gene encoding LOW QUALITY PROTEIN: myosin-binding protein 3 (The sequence of the model RefSeq protein was modified relative to this genomic sequence to represent the inferred CDS: substituted 2 bases at 2 genomic stop codons), producing FPSFRCFALTSASSLSSSLLFFYLLGYQNVHKLLFDLPFEIILRIQKMAITSRTSVWYHQDQGDTKSSVGKDKNLELMNKVRMLEEAIEEERLARSALIVELEEERAASASAADEAMAMNLRLQADKASLEMEGKQYERMIEEKFAYDEEGINILKEILFKREREKHFLEKELETXKNIDDDDDDDRERIVYDVHVIEDDNNAEMKDVDAAEHKLRDNDDQVKQMDDLLKDHDSSTXPS